ACAACTTCTCCCGGTCCCTTTGCACCTACGCGACCTGCAACATCGGTTTCGACATGATACGCGAAGAGCAGGGCGGTGCGATGCCCGAAGGCGCCCCCTGGGGCGGCATGGGCAGACCCGACATGATCCTCGGCAACGGCCAGCTTCTGTGCGACCCGCGGTTCAAATGGCCCCAGGCGACCCAGCATTACCAGAGGGATGTTCCCGTTTTCGTCACGAACATGTACTACCCGCCGTGGGACCCGAATGTGAATCACCACGATCAGGAAGCCATCTATGTGAAGTATGCCACCGAGGAGCTCCGGGCGACGGTCAAGTTCTGCGAGAAGATCACAGGCAAAAAGATGGACTGGGACCGTCTGGCGGCCACCGTCGAACTTTCCGACAAGACATGGGACCTTTTCATCGACACCTACGAACTGCGCAAACACATACCGACGCCGATGGACACCGGCGACGCCATGAACACGATGGTCCCCCTGACGTTCAATCTAGGCACTCAGGAGGCCTACGACTTCTACGTTGATCTCAAGGCGGAACTGGAAGACAAGATCGCGAACGGCGTGGGTGTTGCCGACCCCGAGAAATACCGTGTCATATGGGCCGCCGGCCTGCCCAGCTGGTTTGCCCTGGGAGACTTCCAGTACTTCAACAGCAAAGGTGTGGTCTTCCCCGTGGAAGTGACCTACCGGGGCTGCGAGAAGGTCGAGCGCCTTGACCTGCCTAAAACGAACGATCCCCTGGAGCACATTGCCTGGAGATGGGTGCGGTACTGGACGCACTGGTATGATGCGGCAAAAAAGCGTCCGGGCTCGACCCCGAAGGTGGAGCGGATCATAGAGTATATTGAGGATTACAAGTGCGACGGCGCCGTGTTCCATTCGGCGTTCTCATGCAGAAGCTGGCACGCGGGCATCATGCAGCAGGCCGTCACGCTGAAGAACGTTTACAAGGATATGCCCATCCTCATCATGGAGGGCGATATCGTTGATATCAGCTCCTACAACGAGGCGGATACGCACAACAGGATCGATGCCTTTATTGAGACTCTCGCGGCCTACAAGAAGAGACAGG
Above is a window of Syntrophorhabdus sp. DNA encoding:
- a CDS encoding 2-hydroxyacyl-CoA dehydratase; this encodes MAEEKKGRAVATATAAKIPKFVRGNLSATLKAKEEGKKVAAAFIADGQDEIMRAMDIVPAWGESFSGVCAAKRDAEKYLQKAESDNFSRSLCTYATCNIGFDMIREEQGGAMPEGAPWGGMGRPDMILGNGQLLCDPRFKWPQATQHYQRDVPVFVTNMYYPPWDPNVNHHDQEAIYVKYATEELRATVKFCEKITGKKMDWDRLAATVELSDKTWDLFIDTYELRKHIPTPMDTGDAMNTMVPLTFNLGTQEAYDFYVDLKAELEDKIANGVGVADPEKYRVIWAAGLPSWFALGDFQYFNSKGVVFPVEVTYRGCEKVERLDLPKTNDPLEHIAWRWVRYWTHWYDAAKKRPGSTPKVERIIEYIEDYKCDGAVFHSAFSCRSWHAGIMQQAVTLKNVYKDMPILIMEGDIVDISSYNEADTHNRIDAFIETLAAYKKRQG